Genomic window (Rosa chinensis cultivar Old Blush chromosome 6, RchiOBHm-V2, whole genome shotgun sequence):
TTCAGTTTCGGTTTctgtttccttttattttccctcTGAAACAAACATGCTTGACCCTCACACAAACGACCACCCTTTTCTTTTTAACCCAGAAAACACGAGCGAAACTACTTACGGTACTTGGCAACCTATCAACTACTCTTCCCGGGCTCAGAAAACAGCTCAGAACTACAAGAGCTGGAAGAGCATGGGCGCTCTTCGTTTAAATGCCGCTGAGGAGGAGTCCCCCTCCGGCGTTTGCTCCCCGCCTCTGTGGAAAACCACCAGCCCCCCGAAAAGCCCGAACCGGCTTGTGAACAATTACCGGAGTCTTTCGCCGGCTTCTCGGACACAGGCCATTGCCAGAGGACAGAGAGAGCTGATGGAAATGGTGCGCAACATGCCCGAATCGTGTTACGAGCTTTCGCTCAAGGATCTTGTGGAGAGGCCAAGAATGGTGGAGGTTGAGGTGGATGGAGATGATGCGAGCACTGAAGCTTTGGTGAAAAGGGGAGTTGggaaggtgaagaagaagaatgatagGAAGAAGCCAATGGTGGTGAGGAGTGGGAGTTTTGACAGTGGGGGGTTTCTGTTGAAGATGGTGTTTCCAATTTCGTTGGGGTCCAATAAGCAGAATAAGATGGTGATGATCAAtaagaacaagaagaacaaGAGTGATTCTGTGGAGGGAGATAGTACTACTGCAAAGGTTTCTCCCAGGCCTAGTGTGGATAAGGATTGGTGGAAGAAGAGAGTTTCTACTTCAGGAGGATCGGGGAGAAGTGAAAGCGGTGTTTCGAGTATTATTAGTGAAAGCATCAAAAGTAGTAGTGGTAGCAGCACTAGCAGTTGTAGCAGCAGAAGCAGCAGCAGgtatgagagtttctattgattTTTCATTTGTTCATGTAGTAATTGTATTCTGCCAATTTTGATGTTCATCATGTTCTGTTTTGCTTGGGGTTTTCATTCAAAGGTCTTCGCAACAATGTTTTCCGATTGGTGTCAaaacactttttgtttattgttCATAGAtcattgattttaatttctgTTCAATTCATATACTCACCTAATTAATTAAGTAACAATTTCTGCTATTTTCATGTTCATCATGCTCTGTTTTGCTTAGAGGTTTCAAACTCAGGGATAAGAAAGAGTGTTTTCGCAATTGGGGTCAAAAGGAAACCACTTTCTGTTCATTGTTCACAGATCATTGATTTTCTGTTCAATTCATCTGCCTACCTAATAACTTGATTGATAATATTACATTATATTGTGTTAAACATAAACCAAATTGCATCCTTAACATGTGGAAATTGCACTATGGAGGTGTTTTGGTCAAAGTCTCTGTTGAGGAAACAGAGAAatgtaaaaggaaaaaaggaaaagaacgtGTAAAACTGGTAAAAAAAG
Coding sequences:
- the LOC112173553 gene encoding uncharacterized protein LOC112173553, with translation MLDPHTNDHPFLFNPENTSETTYGTWQPINYSSRAQKTAQNYKSWKSMGALRLNAAEEESPSGVCSPPLWKTTSPPKSPNRLVNNYRSLSPASRTQAIARGQRELMEMVRNMPESCYELSLKDLVERPRMVEVEVDGDDASTEALVKRGVGKVKKKNDRKKPMVVRSGSFDSGGFLLKMVFPISLGSNKQNKMVMINKNKKNKSDSVEGDSTTAKVSPRPSVDKDWWKKRVSTSGGSGRSESGVSSIISESIKSSSGSSTSSCSSRSSSRRKTGGCWSFILLKKKRHD